One part of the Musa acuminata AAA Group cultivar baxijiao chromosome BXJ1-5, Cavendish_Baxijiao_AAA, whole genome shotgun sequence genome encodes these proteins:
- the LOC135674364 gene encoding S-adenosylmethionine synthase 1-like has protein sequence MAGSDTFLFTSESVNEGHPDKLCDQVSDAVLDACLEQDPDSKVACETCTKTNMVMVFGEITTKANVDYEKIVRETCRNIGFVSDEVGLDADRCKVLVNIEQQSPDIAQGVHGHFTKRPEEIGAGDQGHMFGYATDETPELMPLSHVLATKLGARLTEVRKNGTCPWVRPDGKTQVTVEYSNDHGAMVPVRVHTVLISTQHDETVSNDEIAADLKEHVIKPVIPEKYIDEKTIFHLNPSGRFVIGGPHGDAGLTGRKIIIDTYGGWGAHGGGAFSGKDPTKVDRSGAYIVRQAAKSIVASGLARRCIVQVSYAIGVPEPLSVFVETYGTGKIPDKEILRIVKENFDFRPGMITINLDLKRGGNGRFLKTAAYGHFGRDDPDFTWEVVKPLKWEKPAA, from the coding sequence ATGGCCGGCAGCGACACCTTCCTGTTCACCTCCGAATCCGTGAACGAGGGGCACCCCGACAAGCTCTGTGATCAGGTATCTGATGCCGTACTTGACGCCTGCCTGGAACAGGATCCCGACAGCAAGGTCGCCTGCGAGACCTGTACCAAGACCAACATGGTCATGGTCTTCGGGGAGATCACCACCAAGGCCAACGTTGACTACGAGAAGATCGTCCGCGAGACTTGCCGCAACATCGGGTTCGTCTCCGATGAAGTCGGCCTCGACGCAGACCGCTGCAAGGTGCTCGTCAACATCGAGCAGCAGTCTCCCGACATCGCCCAGGGCGTCCATGGCCACTTCACCAAGCGGCCCGAGGAGATCGGTGCCGGCGACCAGGGTCACATGTTTGGGTACGCGACCGACGAGACTCCTGAGCTGATGCCTCTCAGTCACGTCCTCGCCACCAAGCTCGGCGCGCGCCTGACCGAGGTCCGCAAGAACGGCACCTGCCCCTGGGTGCGCCCCGACGGCAAGACCCAGGTGACCGTGGAGTACAGCAATGACCACGGCGCCATGGTCCCCGTCCGCGTCCACACCGTCCTCATCTCCACCCAGCACGATGAGACCGTCAGTAACGACGAGATCGCCGCCGACCTCAAGGAACACGTCATTAAGCCGGTTATCCCTGAGAAGTACATCGACGAGAAGACCATATTCCACCTCAACCCATCCGGCCGCTTCGTCATCGGCGGCCCTCATGGCGACGCTGGGCTCACCGGCCGCAAAATCATCATCGACACCTACGGTGGGTGGGGAGCACACGGCGGTGGTGCCTTCTCTGGGAAGGATCCCACCAAGGTGGACCGCAGTGGTGCTTACATTGTGAGGCAGGCAGCCAAGAGCATCGTGGCCAGTGGGCTCGCCCGCCGCTGCATTGTGCAGGTGTCCTACGCCATCGGCGTCCCTGAGCCACTGTCAGTGTTCGTGGAGACCTATGGCACGGGCAAGATCCCAGACAAGGAGATCCTGAGGATTGTGAAGGAGAACTTCGACTTCAGGCCTGGGATGATCACCATCAACCTGGACCTGAAAAGGGGAGGGAATGGCAGGTTCCTTAAGACTGCGGCTTATGGGCATTTTGGCAGGGATGACCCAGACTTCACCTGGGAGGTTGTCAAGCCCCTCAAGTGGGAGAAACCTGCAGCCTAG
- the LOC135674365 gene encoding novel plant SNARE 13-like: protein MASDLPINPELEEVDGKIQDIFRALQNGFQKLDKIKDPNRQSKQLEELTGKMRECKRLIKEFDRELKDQESRNPPEVNKQLNEKKQTMIKELNSYVALRKTFQSNLGNKRVELFDMGAETSDAVAEENVKMASDMSNQELIDAGRKQMDETDQAIERSKKVVGQTVEVGIQTTANLKGQTEQMGRIVNELDTIHFSIKKASQLVKEIGRQVATDKCIMFFLFLLVCGVIAIIIVKIVHPNNKNIRDIPGLAPPAGRKLLSLEVLGN, encoded by the exons ATGGCGAGCGATCTGCCGATTAACCCGGAGCTTGAGGAGGTCGATGGCAAGATCCAAGACATCTTCCGAGCTCTTCA GAACGGATTCCAGAAATTGGATAAGATTAAAGACCCTAATAGACAGTCTAAACAGCTGGAGGAGCTCACTGGGAAGATGAGGGAATGTAAGCG GTTAATTAAAGAGTTTGATCGTGAACTTAAAGATCAGGAGAGTCGAAATCCACCAGAGGTTAATAAGCAGCTCAATGAGAAGAAGCAAACCATG ATTAAGGAGCTCAACTCATATGTGGCTTTGAGGAAGAC GTTCCAGAGTAACCTTGGTAATAAAAGAGTTGAACTCTTTGATATGGGTGCTGAAACCAGTGATGCTGTAGCTGAGGAGAATGTTAAGATGGCTTCAG ATATGTCTAACCAAGAACTAATTGATGCTGGAAGGAAACAGATGGATGAGACTGATCAAGCTATTGAGCGCTCAAAAAAG GTTGTTGGGCAAACTGTTGAAGTTGGAATTCAAACTACTGCAAACCTTAAGGGCCAA ACAGAACAAATGGGTCGAATTGTTAATGAGCTGGACACTATTCACTTTTCCATCAAGAAGGCTTCTCAGTTGGTGAAAGAGATTGGTAGGCAG GTTGCTACTGATAAGTGCATCatgtttttcctatttcttttagTCTGTGGTGTAATTGCGATCATCATTGTGAAG ATAGTGCACCCAAATAACAAGAACATCAGAGATATACCTGGATTGGCACCTCCAGCTGGGAGGAAATTGTTATCATTAGAAGTTCTTGGAAATTGA
- the LOC135674367 gene encoding uncharacterized protein LOC135674367, which produces MRSDEARKILGFSPDSCPTRSEIKAAYRRKAFESHPDLFPAHEKSQAESNFKLIAEAYSSLGSGARSRSPYGATTVRVVRTGVPMGYGKGNRALITIPFLLLIAGTVSFAGLNAARAYKRQEKMCPSYNPFLP; this is translated from the exons atgcGGAGCGACGAGGCGAGAAAGATTCTGGGGTTCTCGCCAGACTCGTGCCCCACCCGCTCTGAG attaaggcagcatatagaaggaAAGCATTTGAGTCTCATCCTGACCTATTTCCAGCACATGAAAAATCCCAAGCTGAATCAAACTTTAAGCTG ATTGCAGAAGCTTATTCATCTCTGGGGTCAG GCGCAAGATCAAGGAGTCCATATGGAG CTACGACTGTGCGAGTTGTGAGGACTGGCGTTCCCATGGGGTATGGAAAGGGCAATCGAGCTCTGATAACCATCCCTTTTCTCCTCCTGATTGCAGGAACTGTATCCTTTGCCGGCTTAAATGCAGCGAG GGCATATAAAAGGCAAGAGAAGATGTGTCCCTCTTACAACCCATTTCTTCCATAG